A window of Phaseolus vulgaris cultivar G19833 chromosome 4, P. vulgaris v2.0, whole genome shotgun sequence genomic DNA:
CCCTTAATCTCTCCTTATCTTCACTTTGCAGCTCGTTCTTATACCTGAAATATCATACAAAAGCAACTTAAATTAAAAAGGGGGCAGGAAAATTAATCATTACTGTATTTCACGCTATGCTAACTATAAATATTATTCACTGATTTAGGGAAAATAATGGATATGTCTTGTGTTTGTAAGAAATTAGGTAGTATTTGAACTGAAAACATGTAGGGCCCACTATATTTCATTTCCTCACAACACAGCCATAATTTAGAACAGAAACAGGAATTAAAGGGtgcttttttttcaaaatttcaaaaccaATTGTTTGCTTATTATTTCTTATGTTTGCATATAAAAATTTGTTACCAATTACTTTCCACTTTTAGGATAATTTCAAGCACCAAAAACTGAAGCAATGCATCCTTAGATTACTAAATGAAATATTAGTGGTtggttttataaattttgtttaagaCTTTGTGATGATAATCACGAGAATTATATAAAAGTTATGAAATTAATGTcattaagttatttttaatatacttttcCTTTATCTTTCTTTTTAGTGCCTGTGTGTGTAAAAAATTGTCCTCCATAAGCTGCCATGCCATCTGTGATATTTTTACCGCAAATTTTGGCTCACCACCATACTCCATTATCCGCTATTATTAACATTGCACCAACATCCAACTCTAATAATGCTAGATTATAAGCATTTTGGGAACCCACACTTAAAAGTTACGTGTTAAATGGGGAGAACTAAGCACTTAAATACTCCATCGAGAATACTCAATGTAGAATTTAGACACTCCATAATACCCAGCTCCTTATCACATTTCTTGATGGGGCTGGCAATCTTAGCCTCCTCCCAGAACTGTTATAGTGGGATACTAGTGGCAAGATGAACGTTATTTTGATTCTGGTGTGTGTATGTGAGTGTGTGTCAGGCGTTGAGCAATAAAGAAAACCACCCAAAAATCTAAAACATattctaattaaatttaaaattcaagaGGTTCAAAACAACCAAACAGAACAGAAAAGAAGAAATGAAAATAGGATGCAAAACTTGATTTTTCAGCACCATAAGCTCCACTAGAAGCACCATTGAAAACACCATTGTTGTGTTTGCcgaaaattgagaagaaaggTGAGAGGCTTCGGAGAGTGGACTAAGAAGTTATGAAAGTGAAATGAAAAAATGCTTGAGATTCCACATTGACTAGAGGCATGACCAAATTATAATGAGTACAAACCCCACCTAACAAACTAGTTTTGTaagattgagttaaatttaaaattcactttctaAGAAAAATAATTGGAGAATATGTAACATGGCTCTAAGAGGTTATATAGCAGTTTTACCCTTTTACCcttgaagaaaaatcaaatctgGGCCAAGAGGTTATATAGCAACTTTTTCCTACCTTCACGAAAAAAAGATCTGAAACTCAAAACACCACCATTTTGAGGATTCTTCCCCAGCCCCTTAGGTTACATGGAGCCACGCCAAAGTGGCATGATTGTGCACCATTCTAGCCATGAAAGGCATCACTATCGCCACAACACAACCTACAATCACAGTGGGTGGTTGCCCTGCTCCGCACTAGTACTATTGCATGCTATTGAGTACTCTGCTAGGGAAGAGGACCCTTCGATAGAAATCTTTATTTtctatatcatttttttcttttattcttttttaattcaatACATACAATGATACAACTTCACCACTAAGTTATTGTTGGTTATTGTTCAATCACGATTGTTGTTAGAGACCCCACGTTGACTAGAAATATACTCAAATTATACTATGTAAATAGATGCAAACCCTCACTTTATAAATAGTTTTGTAGGATTAAGTTAGGTCTAAATCTACATtctaatatgatatcagagtctTTCTAACTAAATTTATTGAACCTATTGTGTCAACCTCTAATGAACTACCCACAAATATCTAGTCTCACACTCAGATTACTATGTCTCCAATGTGAAAGGATGTGTTTAAAATCCCACATTGACCACAAAAATAATCAAactatagtatataagtgagtgtaaacCTTATCTTACAAACCAATTTTGTAGGATTGAGTTACCCCAAAACCACTTTCTAAGAACTGTATAGAcaagtattaaaaataaaaaacaaaacgtTAATCACTGACCTCTGCACAAAAGTAAGAAGTGACTGGTGCCATATGACAGGCATTATTCTGGTTTCATTCAAAAATCTCATAAAATGAGCAACAACTGCATCAACCACACGATATGGCAAAGCATATTTTTTCTCCAGTAGAAGCTTTATGAAATAACTGCAATTATTGTAACGGTAAGTTTCTATCAAATATTGaagggaaaaaaataaaagtttcatCAAAATGACTTATGGTTCTCTATTGCTGTAAAATATAAACTCCACTCATAAGAAATTGCATGAACtgtattttcataattataCTTTATTAAAATACTAATGCAATGCTAAATACCTTGTGGTGCCACAATATTCCATTCCAGAAAGCTTCAATAGAGCAACACTGCGTACACATCCAGATATTTGGATACATCAGACATTGAATGACTCAAATAAGTCAAACTTTTACTTTCAGTCTCAACAAGAGATAACACACATACAGCATGTATTCGTTTCATTATGTCAAAATGCCTCATACACTAAGTAGATTGCCAGCTCAGCAGAGTTAGATACTGCCAGAGGTTTCCTAACATAACTGTAATAGCTCTCAATATCAATCCTGATCTTAGTTTAGAGATTCAGAAAATCAATAACACAATTTTCCAGTTTCTCTAAAATTCCCTAAATCTCATAAATCTTTAACATGAACCATAGTTTTAAATCCTAGATTGTGCCACAAGTCAACAAAAACATTATAGTTTTTATTGGGTAATGGTACCAAGTAGATATGTTTAAAATCCTTCTGCTATAAGTTAGGAATGCTCAAGACAGAAAGGCCGGAAAACAAAGCAAACACCTAAGCTATTTTATTGGGTAATAATAACAAGGAGAAATGTTTAAATCTTTGCACAGTAAGGGAAATCCATCCCTACATCATTTCTCCAAAATACTAAATGTTGTGTCCCCTAAACTAAGGTCCAAGAAACCAACTCTCAACCACTATGACACAGATCTCAGTGAACTTTGGATAATAGTTGTTATACACACAAGTTTCAATGTTTCAATTAGACAAAGTTAACATACCTTGAATGAAGTGGAGGAATAGAAACCTTTTCTATAATGCTTCCAACAATGACTGCTTCCCTGAGAGTGCAAGTGCGTGACTGTACATGAAGAAACTTGTCAAACATTGCAACAAAACTTAGCAAACActtgaattataagtttttttttagacTACATATGGTTGGAGTAAACTGGAATTAAAAAGATCTGGTTTTATTTCAATGATTTAATTCAAATCATGAAAAATACCAAAGAaagcataaataaataaaataactcaTTTATCATTTATCACTCTACAAAACGGAATACCAGAGCTAATAATTTCACTAATTTTCATACAACTTCGTAGGTAATTTGTCCAAACAACTACACAAAAATGGAAATGAGCAAATTATCAACATATGCGCAAACTAGATATAAAGATTCTGTATTCCTCACAATCAAAGAGGCACTTTCTATCTGTCAAGTTACTGTGATAGAACAAATATGTCATTCACAATGCACCATAAACCAGCATAGACACAAGCAAATACCTCACATAGCGGAAACAGTATTCCCTTAAAGAATGCAGCAGGTTTGTACAATGCCTTTTTCAGAGTTTGGTATAATGCAAAATGCAACCGTTTATTCTTCCTTATATCTTCTCTCACTCTTGGAAGCAACACAAGTTTATAGAAGCGTTCTGCCTTTTTTGCACCAAAATTAGAAGCAAAAATCCTAGTAGCTTGATAAAGAGCATTTGGAGACCAATTCTCAGGTTCAGTTATATACAGGACCTCCTCCCAGAGTTGCATAGAGGGGATGTGTTTAAATGCCTTGGGTATTTTGCCTATTGTATATTTGCTGAGATGGTTCCCAACCCTGCCAGTATGGAAGAAGGCAACAGCAGTAAAGTTGAGGGCAACAGCAGTAAAGTTGAGGGCAACAGATAGAAACTACATTTAACCAGCTAAATAACCTaacaaaaaacaatttattaatCTAATTCACATATTGATAACAGAATTGAATAGGAAGCTATACATACCCCTTGTATATGTCAATAATGGATTTATCCAATTTTGGGACAGGTCGCATTTCTGTAcacaaagatatcataagttcAAGAGTGAGAATAATACCTTCAAGAAGGCAGAAAAAACATGCTAAAAACATTCAACACCAAAACCAAAATGAAAGAAAGCATGAGCAGAAAAGTATTGCCTGAAGCAACAGAAGCAtccttttcttttattctttggACAATGAGGTCTGCCAGTGTTTTCTGCTGACCAGGATCTTTCGATAAGAAAGCTTCCATTAGTTGTTCATCCTCCTCATTAATTTCCTCCTAAATTTCAAAAAATGATCACAAAAATCACTCACACCATAATAATGGGGGGGAAATTATTAAAAGGAAAAATGTTCACTCGACTGTTCACTGATAGAAAACATGAATTACTAATAGTTTATACTTTCTACATCTCAAAATCTCACTGTAATTCATACATTTAGTCCAACCAAACATTTCTTAACCTCCTCTCCAATTACACAACTACAAATTGTCACcttatttcttttcttcaataaatatcagattttaaaaataaataaataaactctaAAGGTACCGAGTTCACATCTATCAAGAACCAAAAAAATAAACTCCACATTAGCCTACTTGAAAAATCTTCCATAATCTACAAAGTACTGATAGctgaagaaattaaaaagacaaaaaatGAGCTTCTCTACTAAGTTAAAATCAACTCAACTCAAGTCCATAGTAGCATTGACTTTTATAGACACTCTTTCATCTCACTGCTTGAAAGTACTATTTTGAAGTGCTCCTTAAAAAGAACTTTTTCTCTAGAAAAAGAAAcatgaagaaaacaataaaactgACTTctacacaaattaaaatttgtttgtgtACAAGTTATATGACAGCTGGTATATAATAATTCATAGAGAAGCTATAATTAACGGGTAAAGAAGTCAATTCCATTTTCGTTTCATAGTTTTCTCCCTTGAAAGTCCATTCGGAAAAGCTTGATTTTAGCTATGGTTTTTAAATTCCTGTTCAAGACCTATAGTGCAGGGAAAATATAAAGTGAAAGTCATTTGGCAAAGCCAATGGTTAAAAGAAGTGAAAAAAGCATTCATAGTTTTCGGCAGTTCAATGAACAAAAACTCATGAAATGAAGGAGAGCGCAAAGGTGAAAGATTCAACTCACATCATATCCCGCGAACTGGCTCTGCGTTTCAGAGAAGCCGCCAAAGTCATCGATGTCGTCACCGTCTTCCTCCGCGTTGGGAATCTCTTCGAAGAGAGTGGCGGCTTTGTCCTGTGCCGCCTCATCTTCCTCCTTTTGCTGCAGCAGAGCCTCCTTCATGATCTTTGAGCTGAGTTTGGAAGCGATTAATTTCTCTTCCTGCTGGTAATTCTTCGGCGCTTTCGAACGCTTCTTCGTCTTCGCAGGGTCGGCGCCATACGGATCAAACGGTTCAGGGTTCTGAATCCGCTCCTTCCTCTTCGCCATTCTTCACTGCAATTACTCAATGGATAAGGAAAATTCACGGAGTATCAGCTTCTTCTGCTGCCTCTAACACTGAATCTCTGTTATCGCCACCACCACTGAGAGGTTTTAGAGAAGAGGGTTTTCTTTTCTATTCTCCCTGAATAATTGGTAAACcctaattatgaatattttgatagatatatttttattttgttataattataatcaatatattaatattataattgcAATATACTTTGATATTTAATATAGAAATATAGTTTTATTgtatatcatatttaaaaaaatattatgtaaacTATACTTACAAAAACAAAtgattattttcaaatattcacCTCATTAAGAAgatattataattaaacaactttattttttaaagttctaTTTAAATCCCTTCTTTTAAAACTGATATTTTATTTCAGTACAAACaaacaattattatatattcttgTTTTccatatttgatatttaatttcATAGCCTAATCTCAATAGGTCTCTCCACTTTGATACTACTAAATATTACACTctaatttatattgtttattactttgatattattattttcaaaataattaattataataaataacactttattaacatttttctaagaaacatatttaaataatcaattttaaaacacATGTCATTACTTATAGGAAATTAGGTGAaatattgttggagatctcacatcgactagagataaggacatttcataatatataaatgggtgcaaacatcaaccttatgagccgtttttatggggttgagttaggcttaaagtccatttcgtaatatggtatcagagccattttgaaCCTATcatagcgagtatttgttgggcctatcgtgtcacccgctatcggaccaccaaaaatatatagtcccacgcacgagcttctatctatcactctcggcgtgagatGGGTacaaacctcaaccttatgagccgtttttatggggttgagttaggcttaaagtccatttcgtaatatggtatcagagccattttgagcctatcctagcgagtatttgttgggcctatcgtgtcacccgctatcggaccaccaaaaatatatagtcccacgcacgagcttctatctatcactctcggcgtgagatGGGTacaaacctcaaccttatgagccggttttatggggttgagttaggcttaaagtccacttcgtaataaatattattaattaaatgacTGCTACAAACTTTaaacttatttatataaaatttaaataataattatttttcataagacTTGGGTGCAGAAACAACACTTCTATCTAGATCGTGTAGGTCTCCCAATAATATCATGATTATAGAAACCTGTTAAAAAGTAAAGAACATATGGGTTCAGTTTATTCTTCTGCACCCCCAAAATTTTCAACTGCACTCCAAATATAATTTCTATAAACAAGATTTccaaaacaaaactttcatAACAAACTTTCTAAAACACACTAAATACATTTGGAGAAAGCTTTATGAAATAGAATATCCagaaaaaactttataaaacaTCTATAGTACcttccaaaatgtattttttaaaacatttttctagAACACgggaaatatattttgaaacaaGATTTATGaaacaaacttttcaaaacacaaataaTAAATTCCAGatcatccttcaaagactgcaaTAGAAAATAAGATGCAAGAACAAAGATGAAACAGCAACAATAAGGATGAAAATTATCGAAAATTATCGAAAATAACTTCATCACAAAAATAATAGCTTAATCCTTTAATGTTTTGCCAAATATATAGTTAGCATGAAAGAAAGAAGCAAGGCAATTGGTAAGACTGTTTTCACCTCCATATTTTTTTCTGCCAccccatacacaacatgaaaatacagtTTTATCCTTTTTGCGTCACCCCTATAGAGtagcttttggattatgtaatccggaaacgcatttgaaaaaagatttttggattacataatccggaagttaaaaaagacttctagattatgtaatctgaaaagTAATCATGTATctgaaaaaaagacttccggattatgtaatccgaatgttaattacaaaattgaaaaatgacttccaaattacgtaatccggaatattacagagagacattttttaaaatatgaaaatttatggaagtgagagaagaaggtatgaaggtgtaggaagaaacagcCAATTGGTAATGGTATTATACGAAATAAAACCAATATCAAGTCCAATTATcaaaaacaataacaatttGGGGAAGTAGTGAcaacttcttcctgcacctccatgatTTCTTCGAGAACCTtcataaagttttaaaataccaaaattatccttcagtaaaaagataaaaatgaaaatgttgtTTGTCTGCGAGTGAAAAAAAAGAAGTTACTTCGTGTGGTGGGGTGCAGCGCTCGAGCTCGAGTGGTGGTGGTCCTTGATGTGGTGATGGAGGTGGTGCTGGAGAAGGTGGTTGAGGTGGTGCACGGTGGTAGGTAGCAGCGGTGGTAGGTGGTGCTGGCATTGTCACCGTTGGTGAGGTCATCATTCTCATACTCTGGTAAGTTCTCATTCTCATTCTTCTGCCTTAAATAATTATTTCCACATTAGTTAATTTGGTGGATCCACGGATCATACAATCTGGTGCCTAAGTAAAGCGTTCCGGATCAGATAACTCCTGTGCATACCGGATTCGAAATCTGTCAAATTCATACTTCCAGATTGTGTGATCCGGTACCAAATGGACTATGGATTACGCAATCCAGAAGTGATTTTAGAACTTTCAATATGCCTTACTTATTACGTAATCTGGTACTCATTTTGTTATATGAATTTCAATTACGCATTACACAATTCGGAAGACATTTGGAACATCAAACATGACttacggattacataatccgaaagtcatTTTGCTGTGAAaattttgacttatggattacacAATCCGGAAGTCACTTAAAATGACTTATGGATTATACAATCTGGAAGTCATGTTTAAGTTGTCAATTACAAAATCTTTC
This region includes:
- the LOC137837109 gene encoding bystin, whose translation is MAKRKERIQNPEPFDPYGADPAKTKKRSKAPKNYQQEEKLIASKLSSKIMKEALLQQKEEDEAAQDKAATLFEEIPNAEEDGDDIDDFGGFSETQSQFAGYDEEINEEDEQLMEAFLSKDPGQQKTLADLIVQRIKEKDASVASEMRPVPKLDKSIIDIYKGVGNHLSKYTIGKIPKAFKHIPSMQLWEEVLYITEPENWSPNALYQATRIFASNFGAKKAERFYKLVLLPRVREDIRKNKRLHFALYQTLKKALYKPAAFFKGILFPLCESRTCTLREAVIVGSIIEKVSIPPLHSSVALLKLSGMEYCGTTSYFIKLLLEKKYALPYRVVDAVVAHFMRFLNETRIMPVIWHQSLLTFVQRYKNELQSEDKERLRDLMEKQKHKLVTPEILRELEHSRNRGEKEEDLMSISSPAFVINKSIEEDRFDIPDVPMEED